In Drosophila santomea strain STO CAGO 1482 chromosome 3L, Prin_Dsan_1.1, whole genome shotgun sequence, a single window of DNA contains:
- the LOC120449140 gene encoding antigen 5 like allergen Cul n 1, which yields MSTALVVALVLLGFLQVAFSQDNATAPPTDYCQSGLCPSLKNHIACKNKGELGKQCDAGAHLVNLTGLQDLILAEHNALRNVLAAGKIATLPQPDRMATLQWHAELADLATLNVQQCVLQYDPCHNTPEFQNSGQNLAWINITLLPEEKNHTDECLVKESIGGWWNQSINITNEQLQRFPKGKLGDSVRNFAVMARDNNTFVGCAALRFEKPAGHPQFLFACNYASNYVPDWPIYKVKAIGCQSGADLKYPSLCKAGEQYQDLPAEQGGKGKRFWTL from the exons ATGTCTACAGCGTTGGTAGTGGCCCTTGTGCTCCTTGGATTCCTGCAGGTTGCATTCAGCCAGGACAATGCCACCGCTCCGCCCACGGACTATTGCCAGAGTGGTTTGTGCCCCTCGCTGAAAAACCACATTGCCTGCAAGAACAAAGGG GAGTTGGGCAAACAGTGTGATGCCGGCGCCCATTTGGTCAATCTCACTGGCCTGCAGGACCTGATCCTTGCCGAGCACAATGCCCTGCGAAATGTCCTTGCTGCCGGGAAAATCGCCACTTTGCCACAGCCCGATCGCATGGCCACACTGCAGTGGCATGCAGAACTGGCCGATCTGGCCACACTGAATGTGCAGCAGTGTGTCCTGCAGTACGATCCTTGCCACAACACTCCGGAGTTCCAGAACTCTGGCCAGAACTTGGCCTGGATCAACATTACCCTGCTGCCTGAAGAGAAAAATCACACGGATGAGTGCCTCGTAAAGGAGTCGATTGGCGGCTGGTGGAATCAGAGCATCAACATCACAAACGAGCAGTTGCAGCGTTTTCCCAAGGGAAAGTTGGGAGA TTCCGTGCGCAATTTCGCCGTCATGGCGCGCGACAACAACACCTTTGTGGGCTGTGCCGCCTTGAGATTCGAGAAGCCCGCAGGACATCCGCAATTCCTGTTCGCCTGCAATTATGCCAGCAATTATGTTCCCGACTGGCCCATCTACAAGGTGAAAGCCATCGGCTGCCAGTCCGGTGCTGACCTCAAATATCCATCGCTCTGCAAGGCCGGTGAGCAGTACCAGGATTTGCCCGCGGAGCAGGGCGGCAAGGGGAAGCGATTTTGGACGCTCTAG